One Frankia alni ACN14a DNA window includes the following coding sequences:
- the pth gene encoding aminoacyl-tRNA hydrolase — MTNVPTDDGPWLVVGLGNPGPGYAGNRHNAGFMVVDLLAERAGSRLKSHRSRADVAEVRLAGTRAILARPLSFMNLSGGPVSAVRTFYKIDPARVIVVHDELDIPFGSVRLKRGGGDNGHNGLRSISSALGTRDYLRVRVGIGRPPGRMDPADYVLRDFAAAERRELPLLLEHSADSVEMLITDGLEPTQNRYHALL; from the coding sequence ATGACGAACGTGCCGACCGACGACGGGCCGTGGCTCGTCGTCGGACTGGGCAATCCGGGTCCGGGCTACGCCGGCAACCGTCACAACGCCGGATTCATGGTCGTCGACCTGCTCGCCGAGCGGGCCGGGTCACGGCTGAAGTCGCACCGGTCCCGGGCGGATGTCGCCGAGGTTCGCCTCGCCGGCACGCGGGCGATCCTGGCCCGCCCGCTGTCCTTCATGAATCTCTCCGGTGGGCCCGTCTCGGCGGTGCGCACCTTCTACAAGATCGATCCGGCCCGGGTCATCGTCGTGCATGACGAGCTGGACATCCCGTTCGGGAGCGTCCGGCTCAAGCGCGGCGGCGGGGACAACGGCCACAACGGGCTGCGATCGATCTCCTCCGCCCTCGGCACCCGCGACTACCTTCGGGTCCGAGTCGGCATCGGTCGCCCGCCCGGCCGGATGGACCCGGCCGACTACGTCCTGCGGGACTTCGCCGCCGCGGAGCGGCGCGAGCTGCCGCTGCTGCTGGAGCACTCCGCCGACTCGGTCGAGATGCTCATCACGGACGGCCTGGAGCCCACGCAGAACCGCTACCACGCCCTGCTCTGA
- a CDS encoding glycosyltransferase has product MSDSTRWIVVVEEPFLPADAGGRVETFSFLTAASAAGIRMQILVPSREDLDIAAYEEAVPGSAVIRLPRDDSPRAHLTPRPFMHASRPVGPLRRALESTPPRADAVISYSCRSSHLGEEIARIWKLPHLVRAHNVDSEFFRVLARSSSGPRAVAYELEYHKLRLAELAMHHSPLVTCIADISLEDHEWRRTRASVPTFHLPPFLPVGALRASASSSGELSAAAGAVVAGNQRLIFVGSLDTPTNIEALRWFLGGCWPMIRVHHPKATFQVVGRRPEDGLAAWLAGFEGVELHTDVPSVAGYLTAATLSVNPMRSGSGVNIKAIEAMATATPVVSTPTGSRGLDWAPGTDLLVAEEPGAFAAAACELLDNPVRAAEIGLAGRAFVRRELDHAALIGRIQEHLTPS; this is encoded by the coding sequence GTGAGCGACTCCACGCGCTGGATCGTCGTTGTCGAGGAACCGTTTCTCCCGGCGGACGCCGGCGGCCGGGTGGAGACATTCAGCTTCCTCACCGCGGCCTCCGCGGCCGGTATTCGGATGCAGATCCTGGTCCCCTCGCGGGAGGATCTGGACATCGCCGCCTACGAGGAGGCGGTTCCCGGTTCGGCGGTCATCCGGCTGCCCCGGGACGACAGTCCGCGCGCCCACCTGACGCCGAGGCCCTTCATGCACGCCTCGCGGCCGGTCGGGCCGCTGCGCCGGGCGTTGGAGTCCACGCCCCCCCGCGCCGACGCCGTGATCAGCTACAGCTGCCGGTCCTCGCATCTCGGCGAGGAGATCGCCCGGATCTGGAAGCTGCCGCACCTGGTGCGCGCGCACAACGTCGACTCGGAGTTCTTCCGGGTGCTCGCACGCAGCAGCTCCGGCCCGCGGGCCGTGGCCTACGAGCTCGAGTACCACAAGCTGCGCCTGGCCGAACTCGCGATGCACCATTCCCCCCTGGTCACCTGCATCGCCGACATCTCGCTGGAAGACCACGAGTGGCGGCGCACCCGGGCGAGCGTGCCCACGTTCCACCTGCCGCCGTTCCTGCCTGTGGGGGCGCTGCGGGCGAGCGCGTCCTCGTCGGGCGAGCTGTCCGCGGCGGCCGGCGCGGTCGTGGCCGGCAACCAGCGGCTGATCTTCGTCGGTTCGCTGGACACCCCGACGAACATCGAGGCGCTGCGCTGGTTCCTCGGGGGATGCTGGCCGATGATCCGGGTTCACCACCCGAAGGCCACCTTCCAGGTGGTGGGGCGGCGCCCGGAGGACGGCCTGGCCGCGTGGCTCGCCGGCTTCGAGGGCGTCGAGCTGCACACCGACGTGCCGAGCGTCGCCGGCTACCTCACCGCGGCGACACTGTCGGTCAACCCGATGCGCTCCGGCTCCGGCGTGAACATCAAGGCCATTGAGGCGATGGCGACCGCCACCCCGGTGGTGAGCACCCCGACCGGCAGTCGTGGGTTGGACTGGGCCCCCGGCACCGACCTGCTGGTCGCCGAGGAGCCGGGCGCCTTCGCCGCCGCCGCGTGCGAGCTGCTGGACAACCCGGTGCGGGCGGCCGAGATCGGGCTCGCCGGCCGGGCGTTCGTCCGCCGGGAGCTCGACCACGCGGCGCTGATCGGTCGCATCCAGGAGCACCTGACGCCGTCCTGA
- a CDS encoding glycosyltransferase family 2 protein has product MTGVRTIGRGAAVAALGAVTVYGHVLYPVYIGLRSRGLEPTTPPEPEIWPGLSVVVSAYRESAVIGTKLDELAGTDYPGPMEVIVVADDPETAEASRRPGVRVLSSGERLGKARAVNRGVAAASHEIVVLTDANAVLAPGALRAAARHFTDETVGAVAGEKQVDDPDGAQGFYWKFESWLKRCESATGATIGVVGEMLAFRRQAFRPLPADTAVDDAWLALDILEGGLRVVYEPEAYSIESAAPDYSGEWERRTRIVAGNLDMLWRRRAALVPGALPVTPQLWGHRLVRSSFGPMAHVVLVGLAVPAARHSWAARVFLAGNAAGAASAGALMTGRTPPGPSRLVAQVFFLQAVALGGVRRFAARDRPAVWPKPDRQPVAAASGAGAGVPSGADPASPGGSSSPSSSSSALTSAGG; this is encoded by the coding sequence ATGACAGGTGTCCGGACCATCGGTCGAGGAGCCGCCGTCGCGGCGCTCGGAGCCGTAACTGTTTACGGTCACGTTCTGTATCCGGTTTATATCGGACTGCGCAGCCGTGGCCTGGAACCGACGACACCGCCGGAACCTGAGATCTGGCCGGGCCTGAGCGTCGTCGTCTCCGCGTACCGGGAATCCGCGGTTATCGGCACGAAACTTGATGAACTTGCCGGCACGGACTATCCCGGGCCGATGGAGGTCATCGTCGTCGCGGACGACCCGGAGACCGCGGAGGCCTCGCGCCGGCCCGGCGTGCGGGTGCTGTCCTCGGGGGAGCGGCTGGGCAAGGCCCGCGCGGTCAACCGCGGCGTCGCCGCCGCCTCCCACGAGATCGTCGTGCTCACCGACGCGAACGCGGTGCTCGCCCCCGGCGCGCTGCGTGCCGCCGCCCGCCACTTCACCGACGAGACCGTCGGCGCGGTCGCGGGGGAGAAGCAGGTCGACGACCCCGACGGCGCCCAGGGTTTCTACTGGAAGTTCGAGTCGTGGCTGAAGCGCTGCGAGTCGGCGACCGGGGCGACGATCGGCGTCGTCGGCGAGATGCTGGCCTTCCGCCGCCAGGCGTTCCGGCCGCTGCCCGCCGACACCGCGGTCGACGACGCCTGGCTGGCCCTCGACATCCTCGAGGGCGGACTGCGGGTCGTCTACGAGCCCGAGGCGTACTCGATCGAGTCGGCGGCCCCCGACTACAGCGGTGAGTGGGAGCGGCGGACCCGGATCGTCGCCGGCAACCTGGACATGCTCTGGCGCCGCCGGGCGGCGCTGGTGCCGGGAGCGCTGCCGGTCACCCCGCAGCTGTGGGGGCACCGCCTGGTCCGCTCGTCGTTCGGGCCGATGGCCCACGTCGTCCTCGTCGGCCTGGCCGTCCCGGCCGCCCGGCACAGCTGGGCCGCCCGGGTGTTCCTGGCCGGCAACGCCGCCGGCGCCGCGAGCGCGGGCGCCCTGATGACCGGGCGGACGCCGCCGGGGCCCAGCCGGCTGGTCGCGCAGGTCTTCTTCCTGCAGGCCGTCGCGCTCGGCGGCGTGCGCCGCTTCGCCGCCCGGGACCGTCCGGCCGTGTGGCCGAAGCCGGATCGCCAGCCGGTCGCCGCGGCGTCCGGTGCCGGTGCCGGTGTGCCGTCCGGCGCCGACCCGGCGAGCCCGGGCGGCTCGTCCAGCCCTTCCAGCTCGTCCAGCGCGCTGACCTCGGCCGGCGGCTGA
- the tyrS gene encoding tyrosine--tRNA ligase: MTHALLDELSWRGLIHDSTDPAELRDHLDSGGRRCYIGFDPTAPSLTIGNLLPITLLIRAARAGLGAVTLFGGGTGLIGDPSGKSAERSLLTVEDVRANVARHREIMETIFGRALAAEEIPAFVDNGDWLGGLGMIEFLRDVGKHFPVTEMIRRDSVRRRLDDPDVGLTYTEFSYSLLQAYDFRRLCEDHGVTLQMGASDQWGNIVAGIDYVRRVLRTQVHGLTCPLLLRADGTKFGKSEKGAVWLTADRTSPYTLYQFLINLSDDEARRFALFFSLTDREPLERLFAEHAEAPGRRALQRHLAREMTALMHGQPAVDAAEAASAALFSGDVKAIGADLISDVFADVPTVTEPLARLAADGGWPVVDLLLATGLASSRRDAREHLGNRAVLVNGDRIDAEATVTEKDLLHGSVILVRRGRREWRVARFT, from the coding sequence ATGACACACGCGCTCCTGGACGAGCTGTCCTGGCGTGGACTCATCCACGACAGCACCGATCCCGCCGAACTACGGGACCACCTCGACAGCGGCGGGCGGCGTTGCTACATCGGTTTCGACCCGACCGCCCCGTCGCTGACCATCGGCAATCTGCTGCCGATCACGCTGCTGATCCGGGCCGCGCGGGCCGGGCTCGGCGCCGTCACCCTGTTCGGTGGCGGCACCGGGCTGATCGGCGACCCGTCCGGCAAGTCCGCCGAGCGCAGCCTGCTCACCGTCGAGGACGTGCGGGCCAACGTGGCCCGCCACCGCGAGATCATGGAGACGATCTTCGGGCGGGCGCTTGCCGCCGAGGAGATCCCCGCCTTCGTCGACAACGGCGACTGGCTGGGCGGGCTCGGCATGATCGAGTTCCTGCGGGACGTCGGCAAGCACTTCCCCGTCACCGAGATGATCCGGCGGGACTCGGTTCGCCGCCGCCTCGACGACCCCGACGTCGGCCTGACCTACACCGAGTTCAGCTACTCGCTGCTACAGGCGTACGACTTCCGCCGGCTGTGCGAGGACCACGGCGTCACGCTCCAGATGGGGGCGTCGGACCAGTGGGGCAACATCGTCGCCGGGATCGACTATGTGCGCCGGGTGCTGCGCACGCAGGTGCACGGGTTGACCTGCCCGCTGCTGCTGCGCGCGGACGGCACGAAGTTCGGCAAGTCGGAGAAGGGCGCGGTGTGGCTGACGGCCGACCGCACCTCGCCGTACACGCTGTACCAGTTCCTGATCAACCTGTCCGACGACGAGGCGCGGCGGTTCGCCCTGTTCTTCTCGCTCACCGACCGCGAGCCGCTGGAGCGGCTGTTCGCCGAGCACGCCGAGGCGCCCGGTCGCCGCGCGCTGCAGCGCCATCTCGCCCGGGAGATGACGGCCCTCATGCACGGCCAGCCCGCCGTCGACGCCGCGGAGGCCGCGTCCGCGGCGCTGTTCAGCGGCGACGTGAAGGCGATCGGGGCGGACCTGATCTCCGACGTCTTCGCCGACGTGCCGACGGTCACCGAGCCGCTGGCCCGGCTCGCGGCCGACGGCGGCTGGCCCGTCGTCGACCTCCTGCTCGCCACCGGCCTGGCCAGCAGCCGCCGCGACGCCCGCGAGCACCTCGGCAACCGCGCGGTGCTCGTCAACGGCGACCGAATCGACGCCGAGGCGACCGTGACCGAGAAGGACCTGCTGCACGGTTCCGTCATCCTCGTCCGCCGCGGCCGCCGCGAGTGGCGGGTCGCCCGCTTCACCTGA
- a CDS encoding glycosyltransferase: MSVEQPKRSTWQYELVLVSYHSREQLEELFATLPLDMPVVVIDNAKGADRVDELLAERPNSRYLDSGGGKGFAKAANMGIRSSRYDYIVLGNPDSRPTVDVIDVLVDDLIADPELVTSAATMKGHDDRPELGNGGWEPTPRRVLLHVLGAHKVAPTSALFARPTPGRPMNPEWLTGACMAVRRAAFLDLGGFDETFFVYNEDMALGRAIREAGLRQKLHTDLLVPHGAGGSGAGKTWMLQMRGASMVRYLRKHNAPARVNVMRSMLVAGYAGRTVLSRARGRKAVADEHAAYIKGLLVGPPAP; this comes from the coding sequence GTGTCGGTCGAGCAACCCAAGCGGTCCACGTGGCAGTACGAGCTCGTGCTGGTCAGCTACCACAGCCGGGAGCAGCTCGAGGAGCTGTTCGCGACGCTGCCGCTGGACATGCCGGTGGTGGTCATCGACAACGCGAAGGGTGCCGACCGGGTCGACGAGCTGCTCGCGGAGCGGCCGAACAGCCGCTACCTCGACTCCGGCGGCGGCAAGGGCTTCGCGAAGGCCGCGAACATGGGCATCCGCTCGTCCAGGTACGACTACATCGTCCTCGGCAACCCGGACAGCCGGCCCACCGTCGACGTCATCGACGTGCTCGTCGACGACCTCATCGCCGATCCGGAGCTGGTCACCAGCGCCGCGACGATGAAGGGCCACGACGACAGGCCCGAGCTGGGCAACGGCGGGTGGGAGCCGACGCCGCGGCGGGTGCTGCTGCATGTCCTCGGCGCGCACAAGGTGGCACCGACCTCGGCGCTGTTCGCGCGCCCGACCCCCGGTCGGCCGATGAACCCCGAGTGGCTGACCGGCGCCTGCATGGCCGTGCGCCGCGCCGCGTTCCTCGACCTGGGCGGCTTCGACGAGACGTTCTTCGTCTACAACGAGGACATGGCGCTCGGCCGGGCGATCCGCGAGGCCGGCCTGCGCCAGAAGCTGCACACCGATCTGCTGGTCCCCCACGGCGCCGGCGGCAGCGGCGCGGGCAAGACCTGGATGCTCCAGATGCGCGGCGCGTCCATGGTCCGCTACCTGCGCAAACACAACGCCCCGGCCCGGGTGAACGTGATGCGCTCGATGCTCGTGGCCGGGTACGCCGGGCGCACGGTGCTCTCCCGGGCCCGTGGCAGGAAGGCGGTGGCCGACGAGCACGCCGCCTACATCAAGGGGCTGCTCGTCGGTCCACCCGCCCCCTGA
- a CDS encoding S8 family serine peptidase, with amino-acid sequence MQHRAMTRGPDGTEPRGPDGTEPRGPGGTAAPRRARRAVPVVPGLPCVPGLPAVLALLTLAVLGGPLLAAPAVADPAAAGPGVVLPAPVAPAQGSQWYHAVLGLAQAQQVSEGAGAVVAVIDGGVDAGHPKLQGQVLPGAGVGPGAAPDGWRDDDPDGHGTAMAGLIAGRNDNGRPEVRGIAPAARILPVSTGAEADSAEVAHGIHRAVDLGADVINLSLGSAGAATGDEREAVAYAFAHDVVVVASAGNVETGDSEINSPANIPGVVAVTGSTARGDFWRGSSRGARAVIAAPAPGIRAPVPTRVSPDGLDTGAGTSNSAAIVSGVVALIRSAWPDLDAPNVIERLIYTARDAGPPGRDVEFGFGIVDPAAALTRPVPAVAANPLLATPTRWGTAGQPPAGADPAGAGSGSGSPGGTTGDGGSVGSGGAGRADGSGAGSHGGGDLGSSAAAVPPTGADGRAEPADGAATPPGLTAGAPTDPADGRERGAAAGGGSAAGGGSGQDRAGGSLAAAGGSGGSGGPGGRSGLLAALVWVGGLALAVWLGGLLGVSAHLLSARRATTHGGPRGHS; translated from the coding sequence ATGCAGCACCGCGCCATGACCCGCGGTCCCGATGGGACGGAGCCCCGCGGTCCCGATGGGACGGAGCCCCGCGGTCCCGGCGGGACGGCCGCGCCGCGCCGCGCCCGCCGGGCGGTGCCGGTCGTCCCGGGCCTGCCCTGCGTACCGGGCCTGCCGGCCGTCCTGGCGCTACTGACCCTGGCCGTCCTTGGTGGGCCGCTGCTCGCCGCGCCCGCCGTCGCCGACCCGGCCGCCGCGGGCCCGGGTGTCGTCCTTCCCGCCCCCGTCGCCCCCGCACAGGGCTCGCAGTGGTACCACGCGGTGCTCGGGCTCGCCCAGGCGCAGCAGGTCAGCGAGGGCGCGGGGGCGGTGGTCGCGGTCATCGACGGCGGGGTGGATGCCGGCCACCCGAAGCTGCAGGGCCAGGTCCTGCCCGGCGCCGGCGTCGGGCCGGGGGCGGCTCCCGACGGGTGGCGTGACGACGACCCCGACGGCCACGGCACCGCCATGGCGGGCCTGATCGCGGGGCGCAACGACAACGGCCGGCCCGAGGTGCGCGGCATCGCCCCGGCCGCCCGGATCCTGCCCGTCTCGACCGGGGCCGAGGCGGACTCGGCGGAGGTCGCCCACGGCATCCACCGGGCCGTCGACCTGGGTGCGGACGTCATCAACCTCTCCCTCGGCTCGGCCGGGGCCGCGACCGGCGACGAGCGGGAGGCGGTGGCCTACGCCTTCGCCCACGACGTGGTCGTGGTCGCCTCCGCCGGCAACGTCGAGACCGGTGACAGTGAGATCAACTCGCCGGCGAACATCCCCGGCGTCGTCGCCGTGACCGGATCGACCGCGCGGGGCGACTTCTGGCGCGGCTCGTCGCGCGGAGCGCGGGCCGTCATCGCCGCCCCGGCCCCGGGCATCCGGGCGCCGGTGCCGACGAGGGTGTCCCCGGACGGCCTGGACACCGGCGCCGGCACCTCGAACTCGGCCGCGATCGTCTCGGGCGTGGTCGCGCTCATCCGATCGGCCTGGCCCGACCTGGACGCACCCAACGTCATCGAGCGGCTCATCTACACCGCGCGTGACGCCGGGCCGCCGGGCCGCGACGTCGAGTTCGGCTTCGGCATCGTCGACCCCGCCGCGGCGCTGACCCGACCGGTACCGGCCGTCGCCGCCAACCCCCTGCTGGCCACCCCGACCCGTTGGGGCACGGCCGGCCAGCCACCCGCCGGCGCGGACCCCGCCGGGGCCGGGTCGGGCTCCGGCAGCCCCGGCGGCACCACCGGAGACGGCGGTTCCGTCGGCTCCGGCGGGGCCGGCCGCGCGGACGGCTCCGGGGCCGGTTCGCACGGCGGCGGTGATCTCGGCTCGTCGGCCGCCGCGGTGCCGCCGACGGGGGCCGATGGGCGGGCGGAACCAGCGGACGGCGCCGCCACGCCGCCGGGCCTGACCGCCGGCGCCCCCACCGATCCCGCGGACGGCCGCGAGCGCGGGGCGGCCGCGGGTGGCGGGTCGGCCGCGGGTGGCGGGTCGGGCCAGGACCGAGCCGGCGGCTCGCTGGCAGCGGCCGGCGGATCCGGCGGGTCCGGCGGCCCGGGTGGCCGATCCGGCCTCCTCGCCGCGCTGGTGTGGGTCGGCGGGCTGGCCCTGGCCGTCTGGCTGGGCGGCCTGCTCGGTGTGAGTGCGCATCTGCTGTCCGCCCGGCGGGCCACGACGCACGGGGGCCCACGCGGCCACTCCTAA
- a CDS encoding DUF6286 domain-containing protein gives MGRRVVAGLLATLIAVAGVIAVVEIIAAAVGEGQVLINWRSWANGLSDTAWSRGPALLAAGFVALVGLLLIGIALRSGTPARLRTRWGCPRAGVFVDRRGLARDLRATALAVDGVDRARVRVHRRVADVRLRLRPRVAGDTPRRVAAVLSEELDAFALVESPDLTIRATSTGRRHEPAAVDGPARHDGPAGWGGPGGHAGPSGGDGRPASGGADESGGADGSRRAVGTGPDGTRRVGAAARRGGEAP, from the coding sequence ATGGGACGCCGGGTCGTCGCGGGGCTGCTCGCCACACTGATCGCGGTTGCCGGTGTGATCGCCGTCGTCGAGATCATCGCGGCGGCGGTGGGTGAAGGCCAGGTCCTGATCAACTGGCGGAGCTGGGCGAACGGCCTGAGCGACACCGCCTGGTCCCGGGGGCCGGCGTTGCTGGCCGCCGGGTTCGTCGCGCTGGTGGGGCTGCTGCTGATCGGGATCGCGCTTCGGAGCGGCACGCCGGCCCGGCTGCGAACTCGCTGGGGATGCCCGCGGGCCGGAGTGTTCGTGGACCGGCGCGGGCTGGCACGGGACCTGCGGGCCACGGCGCTCGCCGTCGACGGAGTGGACCGGGCCCGGGTCCGGGTGCACCGGCGCGTCGCGGACGTCCGGCTGCGCCTGCGCCCCCGCGTCGCCGGCGACACCCCGCGGCGGGTAGCCGCCGTGCTGAGTGAGGAGCTCGACGCCTTCGCGTTGGTCGAGTCGCCCGATCTGACGATCCGGGCGACCTCCACCGGGCGCCGGCACGAACCGGCCGCCGTCGACGGGCCGGCTAGGCATGACGGCCCGGCCGGGTGGGGCGGTCCGGGTGGGCACGCCGGACCCTCCGGAGGTGACGGTCGGCCCGCCTCGGGTGGTGCGGACGAGTCGGGTGGTGCGGACGGGTCACGGCGGGCGGTCGGGACCGGACCGGACGGCACCCGCCGGGTGGGTGCCGCGGCGCGGCGGGGAGGCGAGGCGCCGTGA
- a CDS encoding 50S ribosomal protein L25/general stress protein Ctc produces the protein MSEVRIAAEPRTEFGKGGARRTRRAGKVPAVLYGHGKPPRHIALPAHDLLHAFKTDAGTNVLLTLELADGTELALAKDVQRHPIKGSFEHIDLVLVNRGEKVVADIPVQVVGEPHPDTLVDQQVTSIALRADASRLPNAIEVDITGLEPGTAVLARQLALPEGAELDADPDLAVVQCLAKRTVAQQDAELGETTEATEEAGAASASA, from the coding sequence ATGTCCGAGGTCCGCATCGCCGCGGAGCCGCGCACCGAGTTCGGTAAGGGCGGTGCTCGTCGCACCCGCCGCGCCGGCAAGGTACCCGCTGTTCTCTACGGTCACGGCAAGCCGCCGCGCCACATCGCCCTGCCCGCGCACGACCTGCTGCACGCCTTCAAGACCGACGCCGGCACGAACGTCCTGTTGACGCTCGAGCTTGCCGACGGCACCGAGCTCGCGCTCGCGAAGGACGTCCAGCGGCACCCGATCAAGGGCAGCTTCGAGCACATCGACCTGGTTCTCGTGAACCGGGGCGAGAAGGTCGTCGCTGACATCCCGGTGCAGGTCGTCGGCGAGCCCCACCCCGACACGCTGGTCGACCAGCAGGTCACCTCGATCGCGTTGAGGGCCGACGCCTCGCGTCTGCCGAACGCGATCGAAGTGGACATCACCGGCCTGGAGCCGGGAACCGCGGTGCTGGCCCGCCAGCTGGCGCTGCCCGAGGGCGCCGAACTCGACGCCGATCCCGACCTGGCCGTCGTGCAGTGCCTGGCCAAGCGAACCGTCGCCCAGCAGGACGCCGAGCTCGGCGAGACCACCGAGGCGACCGAGGAGGCCGGCGCGGCGAGCGCGTCCGCCTAG